The window TGACGCTGAACAACCCGGCTTCAGTGGTGAAGGAAACCCCGATCGGTAACCCCAAATGAAGTAATTCCCGCAGCAGGGGTAAATTCAATTCCTTGAGTTTGGCAAATAGATGATAGTGCTTTAGTTGGCGATGCCAGAAGATGTATAGGAGTAGCGCCAGAAAAATTCCCCAGTAGTTCATCACGCTCGCGATCGCCACCCCCTGTAAGCCTAATGCGGGAAAGCCGAGCTTACCAAAGGCCAAAACGTAATTGGCAATGATGTTGAAGCTTAATCCCCCTAAGGCAATGACCATCGGCGCACGGGGCGCTCCGATCGACGACACGACGCCGCGCAGCATAATGAAGGCGATCGCCGGGAAATAAGCCCCGGTCAGAATATTTAGATAGGTTTGAGCCGGTTGAGTGATAGCGGGTGACTGGCCAATCCACTGCATGATGATTTCGGCACGGGTCAGCAACCACATCACCGGTATGGCAATGAATAGTGATAGCCACAGCCCTTGGGCGGTTAACTGCCGAATGCGGGGTTTATTTTGTGCCCCGTGGGCTTGGGCAATGAGGGGAATGACGCCGGTAATAATTCCCAATCCACCGACATAGCAAGTCATGAAAATTGCGGCCCCGAGTCCTCCAGCGGCGAGGGTATTCGGTCCGAGCCATCCCATGATAATGGTGTCAACAAAGCCGGTTGCGGCTTGGGCCAGTTGGGAAGCGGCGAGGGGAATCGTGAGCGTAATCGAAGCCTGAATCTCTTGGGTGATCGACGATCGGTCAGGGATGGGAAGCATGGAATCCTAATGGGGTGCGATGCAGTAGCCGGACAATATCGGGGCTCCTCTACCTGGTTATCGGGCTGATATTTTTAGTGGGTTTGAGTTCTGGCTTATCGTAGCCATCCTAGCGGCCGGTATGCATTGCGTCTATTGGTGGAACCGGCATCAGTCAATTGGGCATTCAATCGGAGTGTGGCGTAATCGCCTTGACGATCGTTTATCACGATAAAATCATGCCAAGCTGGGTATCAACCATCGTTGATTTTACGGAAATTGCTGAGTCTATGTCTGAAGAAACAATCTTTCTCGCGGGTGCAAGTCGTGGTGTGGGGGCCGAGATTGCCAAGCAATTGGTGCAGAAAAGTCTACCGACGATCGCCCTACTGCGTTCGGATGCGGCTCAATCGCGCTTGGAAGCCAGTGGAATTCAAGTGAAATTTGGCGATGCGATGCAGTTGGAGTCACTCCACCAAGCGATGGTAGGGCAAGGTGTGACGACTGTGATTAGCACGATTGGGGGGATGCCCGAGGATGGTGAACGTGTGGATTTTGTGGGGAATCGCAATC of the Romeriopsis navalis LEGE 11480 genome contains:
- a CDS encoding MATE family efflux transporter, which gives rise to MLPIPDRSSITQEIQASITLTIPLAASQLAQAATGFVDTIIMGWLGPNTLAAGGLGAAIFMTCYVGGLGIITGVIPLIAQAHGAQNKPRIRQLTAQGLWLSLFIAIPVMWLLTRAEIIMQWIGQSPAITQPAQTYLNILTGAYFPAIAFIMLRGVVSSIGAPRAPMVIALGGLSFNIIANYVLAFGKLGFPALGLQGVAIASVMNYWGIFLALLLYIFWHRQLKHYHLFAKLKELNLPLLRELLHLGLPIGVSFTTEAGLFSVTTFLMGLISTEILAAHQIVFQTTAIIFMVPLGMSYATTIRVGQWLGSNDHTGIARSAYVGMFLSVSFMLLMATGILLFPTAVIGLYLDLSQPDNAALIPIVSPLLRVAALSLILDGVQTTAAGALRGLQDTKIPMFLSFTAFWIIGLGSGYILGFRLGWGGVGLWSGQAIGVATAALLFVSRFRRLLGQQRARKLSEGVV